From Prionailurus bengalensis isolate Pbe53 chromosome F2, Fcat_Pben_1.1_paternal_pri, whole genome shotgun sequence, one genomic window encodes:
- the ZHX2 gene encoding zinc fingers and homeoboxes protein 2: MASKRKSTTPCMVRTSQVVEQDVPEEGDRAKEKGNSTTQPETTKDSWTVEPENSSKENEVIEVKSTGENQSKKLQGGYECKYCPYSTQNLNEFTEHVDTQHPNVILNPLYVCAECNFTTKKYDSLSDHNSKFHPGETNFKLKLIKRNNQTVLEQSIEATNHVVSITTSGPGSSDGDPGISVSKTPIMKPGKPKADAKKVPKKPEEATPENHVEGTARLVTDAAEILSRLGGVELLQDTLGHVTPSVQLPPNINLVPKVPVPLNTTKYNSALDTNATMINSFNKFPYPTQAELSWLTAASKHPEEHIRIWFATQRLKHGISWSPEEVEEARKKMFNGTIQSVPPTITVLPAQLAPTKMSQPILQTALPCQILGQTSLVLTQVTSGSTTVSCSPITLAVAGVTNHGQKRPLVTPQAAPEPKRPHIAQVPEPPPKVANPVLTPASDRKKTKEQIAHLKASFLQSQFPDDAEVYRLIEVTGLARSEIKKWFSDHRYRCQRGIVHITSESLAKDQLAIAASRHGRAYHAYPDFAPQKFKEKTQGQIKTLEDSFLKSSFPTQAELDRLRVETKLSRREIESWFSERRKLRDSMEQAVLDSMGTGKKGQDVVAPNGALSRLDQLSGAQLASSLPSPSPAITKNQEQVHLLRSTFARTQWPTPQEYDQLAAKTGLVRTEIVRWFKENRCLLKTGTLKWMEQYQHQQIAGDHVYDAPPRKAVKAVITESPKNGSDVGQQHYKDPKKLCEEDLEKLVPRVKVSNEQAKDGVPAKPSEATSDRSEGSSRDGQGSDENEESGVVDWVEVTVGEEDAISDRSDSWSQTAAEGTAEQAGSDSDSIPAEAGQA; this comes from the coding sequence ATGGCGAGCAAGCGAAAATCCACAACCCCGTGCATGGTTCGGACATCACAAGTAGTAGAACAAGATGTGCCCGAGGAAGGAGACAGggccaaagaaaaaggaaacagcacAACACAGCCTGAAACAACCAAGGACAGTTGGACAGTAGAACCCGAGAActcttccaaagaaaatgaagtgatAGAGGTGAAATCTACAGGGGAAAACCAATCCAAAAAACTCCAAGGTGGTTATGAATGCAAATACTGCCCCTACTCCACGCAAAACCTGAACGAGTTCACGGAGCACGTTGACACGCAGCACCCCAACGTGATTCTCAACCCCTTATACGTGTGTGCCGAATGTAACTTCACAACCAAAAAGTACGACTCCCTGTCTGACCACAACTCCAAGTTCCATCCCGGGGAGACCAACTTCAAGCTGAAGTTAATCAAGCGCAATAATCAAACTGTCTTAGAGCAGTCCATCGAAGCCACCAACCACGTCGTGTCCATCACCACCAGCGGCCCCGGAAGCAGCGACGGTGATCCCGGAATCTCAGTGAGTAAAACCCCCATCATGAAGCCAGGGAAACCAAAAGCCGATGCCAAGAAGGTGCCCAAGAAGCCGGAGGAGGCCACGCCCGAGAACCACGTGGAAGGGACTGCCCGCCTGGTGACAGACGCGGCTGAGATCCTCTCGAGACTCGGAGGCGTGGAGCTCCTCCAGGACACATTAGGGCACGTCACGCCTTCTGTCCAGCTCCCACCAAATATCAACCTTGTCCCGAAGGTCCCCGTCCCTCTGAATACTACCAAATACAACTCTGCCCTGGACACGAATGCCACCATGATCAACTCCTTCAACAAGTTCCCTTACCCGACCCAGGCCGAGTTGTCCTGGCTGACAGCTGCTTCCAAACACCCAGAAGAGCACATCAGAATCTGGTTTGCCACACAGCGCTTAAAGCATGGCATCAGCTGGTCCccggaggaggtggaggaggcccGGAAAAAGATGTTTAATGGCACCATCCAGTCAGTACCCCCCACGATCACCGTGCTGCCGGCCCAGCTGGCGCCCACAAAGATGTCACAGCCCATCCTCCAGACAGCTCTGCCGTGCCAGATTCTCGGCCAGACCAGCCTGGTGCTGACTCAGGTGACCAGCGGATCAACAACGGTCTCCTGCTCCCCCATCACGCTTGCCGTGGCCGGAGTGACCAACCATGGCCAAAAAAGGCCTTTAGTGACTCCCCAGGCCGCCCCCGAGCCCAAGCGTCCACACATCGCTCAGGTGCCAGAGCCCCCGCCCAAGGTGGCCAACCCTGTGCTGACGCCAGCCAGTGACCGCAAGAAGACAAAGGAGCAGATTGCGCATCTCAAGGCAAGCTTTCTCCAGAGCCAGTTTCCTGACGATGCCGAGGTCTATCGGCTCATCGAGGTGACCGGCCTTGCCAGGAGTGAGATCAAGAAGTGGTTCAGCGATCACCGGTATCGGTGTCAAAGAGGCATCGTCCACATCACCAGCGAATCCCTTGCCAAAGACCAGTTGGCCATCGCAGCCTCCCGACACGGCCGCGCGTACCACGCGTACCCGGACTTTGCCccacagaaattcaaagaaaaaacacagggtCAGATTAAAACCCTGGAGGACAGCTTTTTGAAAAGCTCTTTCCCGACCCAAGCAGAACTGGATAGACTAAGGGTGGAAACCAAGCTGAGCAGGAGAGAGATCGAATCCTGGTTCTCAGAGAGACGGAAGCTTCGGGACAGCATGGAACAAGCAGTCTTGGATTCCATGGGGACTGGCAAAAAAGGCCAAGATGTGGTGGCCCCCAATGGTGCTCTGTCTCGACTTGACCAGCTCTCCGGTGCCCAGTTAGCCAGTTCTCTGCCCAGCCCTTCACCAGCAATTACGAAAAATCAGGAACAGGTACATCTCCTGCGGAGCACGTTTGCAAGAACCCAGTGGCCTACTCCCCAGGAGTATGACCAGTTAGCAGCCAAGACGGGCCTGGTCCGAACTGAAATTGTGCGCTGGTTCAAAGAGAACAGGTGCTTGCTAAAAACCGGAACCTTAAAGTGGATGGAGCAGTACCAGCACCAGCAGATAGCGGGAGATCACGTTTACGACGCCCCACCAAGGAAAGCAGTGAAAGCCGTCATCACTGAGAGCCCAAAGAATGGAAGTGACGTGGGTCAGCAACATTACAAGGACCCCAAAAAGCTCTGTGAAGAGGACTTGGAGAAGCTGGTACCCAGGGTGAAAGTGAGCAACGAGCAAGCCAAGGATGGTGTGCCGGCCAAGCCTTCTGAAGCCACCTCGGACAGGTCGGAGGGCAGCAGCCGGGACGGCCAGGGCAGCGACGAGAATGAGGAGTCGGGCGTTGTGGATTGGGTGGAGGTCACGGTCGGAGAGGAGGACGCCATCTCAGACAGGTCGGATAGCTGGAGTCAGACGGCAGCCGAAGGCACCGCAGAACAGGCCGGCTCGGACTCCGACAGCATCCCTGCCGAGGCTGGCCAGGCCTAA